One window of the Rhinoraja longicauda isolate Sanriku21f chromosome 2, sRhiLon1.1, whole genome shotgun sequence genome contains the following:
- the parp10 gene encoding protein mono-ADP-ribosyltransferase PARP10 isoform X3, whose product MEFNPDAQQVISKPEHKFQDVHLIVKRVPPNDPRAVVLRDLSPDFADDILTLFLEYITGLDGEGFTVHFSPDRTQAAVHFRDALPAPAVEEMKRKAEGRCLHGVTVQVEQLPHTDRVLVENLGPSDDEELMRLYFESRRSNGGTVLDVTMLPGAKAIVEFQEWEDVERVVQKKQILQQRELLVRPYYSFLHPSEDGLESEEGRVEGEEGRVEGEGGRVEGEEPPTQASSMVTVPDALRMQVLQSSGFLQELQAECPDRTLEMDSDGVIHVRGSVLAQVQKGKSQILEFLNSVAQVEVAVGNDLATFLSGAEVRDHLQSLLKERSSCYSISDLVMTVCGPSLPVAREAAGLIEQQVSKFSVSVTDQQLHALTSPEWEKLLPTLRCCNAQLTDAGDQVWFTSLAPFQAENQQRVELLLREAILQESVIAMEPGKFRYLQEYHQDLLMGYGEVSIFPLEGDVSGLRVTGQAKACQTMDELLRSIIATICSRPVALQEPGISRFLLEPAGTDTLRQLERKYKCTIRLERACWITPQAEHPLEAQRNQGIPRLERGASVAVTQLPVLEPSPVTTTEPNANVPDLDEIRSLLASITDTDQERISGDAITTTSQNAPDVSESDLDDEDIYTDQQPSSCFENEIEEGVIDNEDSKLQDGDGNNNGACGFAAELMDADDPQLCLALQYSMDSRLLRNTEEEDFQKAIELSKMAVSPDGDYLGFAAQMTNMETSEARFEEAIKMSKAEAIRTSNSAQLTIYGSAEVDFNKLVRELERKIRTLVCKKSIEHSCFQNLCGDYKSYLEYLQRKHAVTIVGQGSEVIIHGFAGYVLSAVENVTQLIQWVVQDEADTAEEVTLAESVQWVRHSRQGVAIPYTLKANAFIEESFQRKQKKVDVTFDNKPYIIDFEQMKEYDVGATESLQIERKPLNSLTDVGTLPLAFGSVELTELSETTEEYTTLMAPFFKTLKDLYDKLDILKVEVVNNPLLYQQYMVKKASMVATQTDVERVLFHGTSEESAKEIYVHGFNRSFCGKNAAVYGQGVYFAGQAIVSVDDQYSPPNPDGLKFVFAVKVLTGSYTKGDGKLKIPPLKDSSQQLSLRYDSVVDDCEKPRIFVVFHDTQAYPQYLITCRWKKPPAKS is encoded by the exons ATGCTCAGCAAGTCATCTCGAAGCCGGAGCACAAGTTCCAGGACGTCCATCTGATTGTGAAGAGGGTGCCGCCCAATGACCCGAGGGCAGTGGTGCTGCGAGACCTGAGCCCCGACTTTGCCGATGACATCCTGACGCTTTTCCTGGAGTATATCACGGGACTCGACGGTGAAGGGTTCACTGTGCACTTCAGCCCGGACAGGACGCAAGCAGCCGTTCACTTCCGAGATGCACTGCCTGCACCAG CTGTGGAAGAGATGAAGAGGAAGGCTGAAGGCCGGTGTTTGCATGGGGTGACTGTACAGGTGGAGCAGCTCCCTCACACCGACCGCGTCCTGGTGGAAAACCTCGGCCCCAGCGATGACGAGGAGCTGATGCGCCTCTACTTCGAGAGCCGGCGGAGCAACGGCGGGACGGTGCTCGACGTCACCATGCTCCCGGGCGCTAAGGCCATAGTCGAGTTCCAGGAATGGGAAG ATGTGGAGAGAGTCGTCCAGAAGAAGCAGATTCTGCAGCAAAGGGAGCTGCTCGTTCGCCCCTACTACAGCTTCCTCCACCCCTCTGAGGATGGGCTGGAgagcgaggaggggagggtggagggcgaggaggggagggtggagggcgagggggggagggtggagggcgaGGAGCCGCCCACCCAGGCCTCGAGCATGGTGACCGTCCCCGACGCGCTGAGGATGCAGGTCCTGCAGTCCAGCGGCTTCCTGCAGGAGCTGCAGGCCGAGTGCCCAGACCGGACCCTGGAGATGGACTCTGATGGCGTTATCCACGTGAGGGGGAGTGTCCTCGCGCAGGTGCAGAAGGGGAAGAGCCAGATCCTGGAGTTCCTCAACAGCGTGGCCCAAGTGGAGGTCGCCGTCGGCAACGACCTGGCGACGTTCCTCTCGGGGGCCGAGGTTCGGGATCACCTCCAGAGCTTGTTGAAGGAACGCTCGTCCTGCTACTCCATCTCCGACCTGGTGATGACGGTGTGCGGGCCTTCGCTGCCGGTTGCCCGCGAGGCCGCCGGCCTGATCGAGCAGCAGGTCTCCAAGTTCAGCGTCTCGGTGACGGACCAACAACTCCACGCGCTGACCTCCCCCGAGTGGGAGAAGCTGCTGCCGACGCTGCGGTGTTGCAACGCGCAGCTGACCGACGCGGGCGACCAGGTCTGGTTCACCTCCCTGGCCCCCTTCCAGGCGGAGAAccagcagcgggtggagctgctgctgagGGAGGCGATTCTGCAGGAGTCCGTCATAGCCATGGAGCCCGGAAAGTTCCGTTACTTGCAGGAGTACCACCAGGATCTGCTCATGGGATACGGGGAGGTTTCCATATTCCCACTGGAAGGCGATGTCTCAGGACTAAGG GTGACTGGACAAGCCAAGGCCTGTCAGACCATGGACGAGCTCCTTCGCAGCATAATCGCCACCATCTGCTCCAGACCAGTGGCGCTCCAGGAACCCGGCATTTCACGTTTCCTGCTGGAGCCGGCCGGGACCGACACCCTCAGGCAGCTGGAGAGGAAGTACAAGTGCACCATTCGGTTGGAGCGAGCTTGCTGGATAACGCCGCAGGCCGAG CATCCCCTGGAAGCCCAAAGGAACCAGGGAATACCGAGGCTGGAGAGAGGTGCCTCCGTCGCCGTGACACAGCTCCCAGTGTTAGAACCATCGCCGGTGACGACCACTGAGCCGAACGCCAACGTCCCAGACCTTG ATGAGATCCGAAGTTTGCTCGCCTCGATCACAGACACTGATCAGGAAAGAATAAGTGGAGATGCAATCACTACAACTTCCCAAAACGCACCGGACGTCAGTGAAAGCGATTTAGACGATGAGGATATCTACACCGACCAGCAGCCCAGCTCGTGCTTTGAGAATGAAATTGAGGAGGGAGTCATTGACAATGAGGACTCAAAGCTGCAGGATGGCGATGGCAACAACAATGGCGCTTGTGGCTTTGCTGCTGAGCTGATGGATGCAGATGATCCCCAGTTATGCCTTGCCCTGCAGTACTCCATGGACAGCCGGCTGCTGCGGAACacagaggaggaggatttccagaAAGCCATTGAACTATCAAAGATGGCCGTCAGCCCAGACGGCGACTACCTGGGATTTGCAGCTCAGATGACCAACATGGAGACCTCCGAGGCTAGGTTTGAAGAGGCCATCAAAATGTCCAAGGCAGAAGCCATTCGGACTTCCAATTCCGCCCAGCTAACAATCTACGGCAGTGCCGAAGTGGATTTCAACAAGCTGGTCCGCGAATTGGAGAGGAAAATCCGAACGCTTGTGTGTAAAAAATCAATAGAACACAGCTGCTTCCAAAACCTGTGCGGTGACTACAAGAGCTACTTGGAATACCTCCAGCGGAAGCATGCCGTCACCATCGTTGGGCAGGGCAGCGAGGTGATCATCCACGGGTTTGCGGGCTACGTGCTGTCTGCGGTGGAGAACGTCACTCAGCTGATACAGTGGGTTGTCCAAGACGAGGCGGACACGGCTGAAGAGGTGACTTTGGCCGAGTCAGTCCAGTGGGTGAGACATAGCCGGCAAGGTGTCGCCATCCCGTACACGTTGAAAGCCAATGCTTTCATTGAGGAATCCTTCCAGCGGAAGCAGAAGAAGGTTGATGTGACCTTTGACAACAAGCCCTACATCATTGACTTCGAGCAAATGAAAGAATACGATGTGGGAGCGACGGAATCCTTGCAAATTGAGAGGAAGCCTCTGAACAGCCTGACTG atgtGGGCACGTTGCCTTTGGCCTTTGGAAGTGTTGAACTGACCGAGCTGAGTGAAACTACAGAGGAGTACACGACCTTGATGGCCCCTTTCTTCAAAACCCTGAAGGACTTGTACGATAAATTGGACATTCTAAAG GTGGAAGTGGTGAACAACCCGTTGTTGTACCAGCAGTACATGGTGAAGAAAGCCAGCATGGTGGCCACCCAGACTGATGTCGAGCGAGTCCTCTTCCACGGAACGAGCGAGGAGAGCGCCAAAGAGATCTACGTGCATGGATTCAACAGGAGCTTCTGTGGGAAGAACG CGGCTGTCTATGGCCAGGGCGTTTACTTTGCAGGCCAAGCCATCGTCTCGGTGGATGACCAGTACTCCCCGCCAAACCCGGACGGCCTGAAGTTTGTGTTTGCAGTGAAGGTCCTGACGGGGTCGTACACAAAGGGCGATGGCAAGCTGAAGATCCCTCCGCTGAAGGACAGCAGCCAGCAGCTCTCCCTCAGGTACGACAGCGTGGTGGACGACTGCGAGAAGCCCCGGATATTCGTGGTGTTCCACGACACCCAAGCCTACCCTCAGTACCTCATCACCTGCCGCTGGAAGAAGCCTCCGGCCAAGTCCTGA
- the parp10 gene encoding protein mono-ADP-ribosyltransferase PARP10 isoform X2 produces MEEQGLGDNPMVEVRGVADMPTDILTLYFENKRRSGGGKVLSIKQDGDHAVITFENPADAQQVISKPEHKFQDVHLIVKRVPPNDPRAVVLRDLSPDFADDILTLFLEYITGLDGEGFTVHFSPDRTQAAVHFRDALPAPAVEEMKRKAEGRCLHGVTVQVEQLPHTDRVLVENLGPSDDEELMRLYFESRRSNGGTVLDVTMLPGAKAIVEFQEWEDVERVVQKKQILQQRELLVRPYYSFLHPSEDGLESEEGRVEGEEGRVEGEGGRVEGEEPPTQASSMVTVPDALRMQVLQSSGFLQELQAECPDRTLEMDSDGVIHVRGSVLAQVQKGKSQILEFLNSVAQVEVAVGNDLATFLSGAEVRDHLQSLLKERSSCYSISDLVMTVCGPSLPVAREAAGLIEQQVSKFSVSVTDQQLHALTSPEWEKLLPTLRCCNAQLTDAGDQVWFTSLAPFQAENQQRVELLLREAILQESVIAMEPGKFRYLQEYHQDLLMGYGEVSIFPLEGDVSGLRVTGQAKACQTMDELLRSIIATICSRPVALQEPGISRFLLEPAGTDTLRQLERKYKCTIRLERACWITPQAEHPLEAQRNQGIPRLERGASVAVTQLPVLEPSPVTTTEPNANVPDLDEIRSLLASITDTDQERISGDAITTTSQNAPDVSESDLDDEDIYTDQQPSSCFENEIEEGVIDNEDSKLQDGDGNNNGACGFAAELMDADDPQLCLALQYSMDSRLLRNTEEEDFQKAIELSKMAVSPDGDYLGFAAQMTNMETSEARFEEAIKMSKAEAIRTSNSAQLTIYGSAEVDFNKLVRELERKIRTLVCKKSIEHSCFQNLCGDYKSYLEYLQRKHAVTIVGQGSEVIIHGFAGYVLSAVENVTQLIQWVVQDEADTAEEVTLAESVQWVRHSRQGVAIPYTLKANAFIEESFQRKQKKVDVTFDNKPYIIDFEQMKEYDVGATESLQIERKPLNSLTDVGTLPLAFGSVELTELSETTEEYTTLMAPFFKTLKDLYDKLDILKVEVVNNPLLYQQYMVKKASMVATQTDVERVLFHGTSEESAKEIYVHGFNRSFCGKNAAVYGQGVYFAGQAIVSVDDQYSPPNPDGLKFVFAVKVLTGSYTKGDGKLKIPPLKDSSQQLSLRYDSVVDDCEKPRIFVVFHDTQAYPQYLITCRWKKPPAKS; encoded by the exons ATGCTCAGCAAGTCATCTCGAAGCCGGAGCACAAGTTCCAGGACGTCCATCTGATTGTGAAGAGGGTGCCGCCCAATGACCCGAGGGCAGTGGTGCTGCGAGACCTGAGCCCCGACTTTGCCGATGACATCCTGACGCTTTTCCTGGAGTATATCACGGGACTCGACGGTGAAGGGTTCACTGTGCACTTCAGCCCGGACAGGACGCAAGCAGCCGTTCACTTCCGAGATGCACTGCCTGCACCAG CTGTGGAAGAGATGAAGAGGAAGGCTGAAGGCCGGTGTTTGCATGGGGTGACTGTACAGGTGGAGCAGCTCCCTCACACCGACCGCGTCCTGGTGGAAAACCTCGGCCCCAGCGATGACGAGGAGCTGATGCGCCTCTACTTCGAGAGCCGGCGGAGCAACGGCGGGACGGTGCTCGACGTCACCATGCTCCCGGGCGCTAAGGCCATAGTCGAGTTCCAGGAATGGGAAG ATGTGGAGAGAGTCGTCCAGAAGAAGCAGATTCTGCAGCAAAGGGAGCTGCTCGTTCGCCCCTACTACAGCTTCCTCCACCCCTCTGAGGATGGGCTGGAgagcgaggaggggagggtggagggcgaggaggggagggtggagggcgagggggggagggtggagggcgaGGAGCCGCCCACCCAGGCCTCGAGCATGGTGACCGTCCCCGACGCGCTGAGGATGCAGGTCCTGCAGTCCAGCGGCTTCCTGCAGGAGCTGCAGGCCGAGTGCCCAGACCGGACCCTGGAGATGGACTCTGATGGCGTTATCCACGTGAGGGGGAGTGTCCTCGCGCAGGTGCAGAAGGGGAAGAGCCAGATCCTGGAGTTCCTCAACAGCGTGGCCCAAGTGGAGGTCGCCGTCGGCAACGACCTGGCGACGTTCCTCTCGGGGGCCGAGGTTCGGGATCACCTCCAGAGCTTGTTGAAGGAACGCTCGTCCTGCTACTCCATCTCCGACCTGGTGATGACGGTGTGCGGGCCTTCGCTGCCGGTTGCCCGCGAGGCCGCCGGCCTGATCGAGCAGCAGGTCTCCAAGTTCAGCGTCTCGGTGACGGACCAACAACTCCACGCGCTGACCTCCCCCGAGTGGGAGAAGCTGCTGCCGACGCTGCGGTGTTGCAACGCGCAGCTGACCGACGCGGGCGACCAGGTCTGGTTCACCTCCCTGGCCCCCTTCCAGGCGGAGAAccagcagcgggtggagctgctgctgagGGAGGCGATTCTGCAGGAGTCCGTCATAGCCATGGAGCCCGGAAAGTTCCGTTACTTGCAGGAGTACCACCAGGATCTGCTCATGGGATACGGGGAGGTTTCCATATTCCCACTGGAAGGCGATGTCTCAGGACTAAGG GTGACTGGACAAGCCAAGGCCTGTCAGACCATGGACGAGCTCCTTCGCAGCATAATCGCCACCATCTGCTCCAGACCAGTGGCGCTCCAGGAACCCGGCATTTCACGTTTCCTGCTGGAGCCGGCCGGGACCGACACCCTCAGGCAGCTGGAGAGGAAGTACAAGTGCACCATTCGGTTGGAGCGAGCTTGCTGGATAACGCCGCAGGCCGAG CATCCCCTGGAAGCCCAAAGGAACCAGGGAATACCGAGGCTGGAGAGAGGTGCCTCCGTCGCCGTGACACAGCTCCCAGTGTTAGAACCATCGCCGGTGACGACCACTGAGCCGAACGCCAACGTCCCAGACCTTG ATGAGATCCGAAGTTTGCTCGCCTCGATCACAGACACTGATCAGGAAAGAATAAGTGGAGATGCAATCACTACAACTTCCCAAAACGCACCGGACGTCAGTGAAAGCGATTTAGACGATGAGGATATCTACACCGACCAGCAGCCCAGCTCGTGCTTTGAGAATGAAATTGAGGAGGGAGTCATTGACAATGAGGACTCAAAGCTGCAGGATGGCGATGGCAACAACAATGGCGCTTGTGGCTTTGCTGCTGAGCTGATGGATGCAGATGATCCCCAGTTATGCCTTGCCCTGCAGTACTCCATGGACAGCCGGCTGCTGCGGAACacagaggaggaggatttccagaAAGCCATTGAACTATCAAAGATGGCCGTCAGCCCAGACGGCGACTACCTGGGATTTGCAGCTCAGATGACCAACATGGAGACCTCCGAGGCTAGGTTTGAAGAGGCCATCAAAATGTCCAAGGCAGAAGCCATTCGGACTTCCAATTCCGCCCAGCTAACAATCTACGGCAGTGCCGAAGTGGATTTCAACAAGCTGGTCCGCGAATTGGAGAGGAAAATCCGAACGCTTGTGTGTAAAAAATCAATAGAACACAGCTGCTTCCAAAACCTGTGCGGTGACTACAAGAGCTACTTGGAATACCTCCAGCGGAAGCATGCCGTCACCATCGTTGGGCAGGGCAGCGAGGTGATCATCCACGGGTTTGCGGGCTACGTGCTGTCTGCGGTGGAGAACGTCACTCAGCTGATACAGTGGGTTGTCCAAGACGAGGCGGACACGGCTGAAGAGGTGACTTTGGCCGAGTCAGTCCAGTGGGTGAGACATAGCCGGCAAGGTGTCGCCATCCCGTACACGTTGAAAGCCAATGCTTTCATTGAGGAATCCTTCCAGCGGAAGCAGAAGAAGGTTGATGTGACCTTTGACAACAAGCCCTACATCATTGACTTCGAGCAAATGAAAGAATACGATGTGGGAGCGACGGAATCCTTGCAAATTGAGAGGAAGCCTCTGAACAGCCTGACTG atgtGGGCACGTTGCCTTTGGCCTTTGGAAGTGTTGAACTGACCGAGCTGAGTGAAACTACAGAGGAGTACACGACCTTGATGGCCCCTTTCTTCAAAACCCTGAAGGACTTGTACGATAAATTGGACATTCTAAAG GTGGAAGTGGTGAACAACCCGTTGTTGTACCAGCAGTACATGGTGAAGAAAGCCAGCATGGTGGCCACCCAGACTGATGTCGAGCGAGTCCTCTTCCACGGAACGAGCGAGGAGAGCGCCAAAGAGATCTACGTGCATGGATTCAACAGGAGCTTCTGTGGGAAGAACG CGGCTGTCTATGGCCAGGGCGTTTACTTTGCAGGCCAAGCCATCGTCTCGGTGGATGACCAGTACTCCCCGCCAAACCCGGACGGCCTGAAGTTTGTGTTTGCAGTGAAGGTCCTGACGGGGTCGTACACAAAGGGCGATGGCAAGCTGAAGATCCCTCCGCTGAAGGACAGCAGCCAGCAGCTCTCCCTCAGGTACGACAGCGTGGTGGACGACTGCGAGAAGCCCCGGATATTCGTGGTGTTCCACGACACCCAAGCCTACCCTCAGTACCTCATCACCTGCCGCTGGAAGAAGCCTCCGGCCAAGTCCTGA
- the parp10 gene encoding protein mono-ADP-ribosyltransferase PARP10 isoform X1 has translation MSNHSSGERWTGEMKINYYQSDGKSKVWRREGTAQDPKHTTSSVKHGGGGVMAWACMAAEDAQQVISKPEHKFQDVHLIVKRVPPNDPRAVVLRDLSPDFADDILTLFLEYITGLDGEGFTVHFSPDRTQAAVHFRDALPAPAVEEMKRKAEGRCLHGVTVQVEQLPHTDRVLVENLGPSDDEELMRLYFESRRSNGGTVLDVTMLPGAKAIVEFQEWEDVERVVQKKQILQQRELLVRPYYSFLHPSEDGLESEEGRVEGEEGRVEGEGGRVEGEEPPTQASSMVTVPDALRMQVLQSSGFLQELQAECPDRTLEMDSDGVIHVRGSVLAQVQKGKSQILEFLNSVAQVEVAVGNDLATFLSGAEVRDHLQSLLKERSSCYSISDLVMTVCGPSLPVAREAAGLIEQQVSKFSVSVTDQQLHALTSPEWEKLLPTLRCCNAQLTDAGDQVWFTSLAPFQAENQQRVELLLREAILQESVIAMEPGKFRYLQEYHQDLLMGYGEVSIFPLEGDVSGLRVTGQAKACQTMDELLRSIIATICSRPVALQEPGISRFLLEPAGTDTLRQLERKYKCTIRLERACWITPQAEHPLEAQRNQGIPRLERGASVAVTQLPVLEPSPVTTTEPNANVPDLDEIRSLLASITDTDQERISGDAITTTSQNAPDVSESDLDDEDIYTDQQPSSCFENEIEEGVIDNEDSKLQDGDGNNNGACGFAAELMDADDPQLCLALQYSMDSRLLRNTEEEDFQKAIELSKMAVSPDGDYLGFAAQMTNMETSEARFEEAIKMSKAEAIRTSNSAQLTIYGSAEVDFNKLVRELERKIRTLVCKKSIEHSCFQNLCGDYKSYLEYLQRKHAVTIVGQGSEVIIHGFAGYVLSAVENVTQLIQWVVQDEADTAEEVTLAESVQWVRHSRQGVAIPYTLKANAFIEESFQRKQKKVDVTFDNKPYIIDFEQMKEYDVGATESLQIERKPLNSLTDVGTLPLAFGSVELTELSETTEEYTTLMAPFFKTLKDLYDKLDILKVEVVNNPLLYQQYMVKKASMVATQTDVERVLFHGTSEESAKEIYVHGFNRSFCGKNAAVYGQGVYFAGQAIVSVDDQYSPPNPDGLKFVFAVKVLTGSYTKGDGKLKIPPLKDSSQQLSLRYDSVVDDCEKPRIFVVFHDTQAYPQYLITCRWKKPPAKS, from the exons ATGCTCAGCAAGTCATCTCGAAGCCGGAGCACAAGTTCCAGGACGTCCATCTGATTGTGAAGAGGGTGCCGCCCAATGACCCGAGGGCAGTGGTGCTGCGAGACCTGAGCCCCGACTTTGCCGATGACATCCTGACGCTTTTCCTGGAGTATATCACGGGACTCGACGGTGAAGGGTTCACTGTGCACTTCAGCCCGGACAGGACGCAAGCAGCCGTTCACTTCCGAGATGCACTGCCTGCACCAG CTGTGGAAGAGATGAAGAGGAAGGCTGAAGGCCGGTGTTTGCATGGGGTGACTGTACAGGTGGAGCAGCTCCCTCACACCGACCGCGTCCTGGTGGAAAACCTCGGCCCCAGCGATGACGAGGAGCTGATGCGCCTCTACTTCGAGAGCCGGCGGAGCAACGGCGGGACGGTGCTCGACGTCACCATGCTCCCGGGCGCTAAGGCCATAGTCGAGTTCCAGGAATGGGAAG ATGTGGAGAGAGTCGTCCAGAAGAAGCAGATTCTGCAGCAAAGGGAGCTGCTCGTTCGCCCCTACTACAGCTTCCTCCACCCCTCTGAGGATGGGCTGGAgagcgaggaggggagggtggagggcgaggaggggagggtggagggcgagggggggagggtggagggcgaGGAGCCGCCCACCCAGGCCTCGAGCATGGTGACCGTCCCCGACGCGCTGAGGATGCAGGTCCTGCAGTCCAGCGGCTTCCTGCAGGAGCTGCAGGCCGAGTGCCCAGACCGGACCCTGGAGATGGACTCTGATGGCGTTATCCACGTGAGGGGGAGTGTCCTCGCGCAGGTGCAGAAGGGGAAGAGCCAGATCCTGGAGTTCCTCAACAGCGTGGCCCAAGTGGAGGTCGCCGTCGGCAACGACCTGGCGACGTTCCTCTCGGGGGCCGAGGTTCGGGATCACCTCCAGAGCTTGTTGAAGGAACGCTCGTCCTGCTACTCCATCTCCGACCTGGTGATGACGGTGTGCGGGCCTTCGCTGCCGGTTGCCCGCGAGGCCGCCGGCCTGATCGAGCAGCAGGTCTCCAAGTTCAGCGTCTCGGTGACGGACCAACAACTCCACGCGCTGACCTCCCCCGAGTGGGAGAAGCTGCTGCCGACGCTGCGGTGTTGCAACGCGCAGCTGACCGACGCGGGCGACCAGGTCTGGTTCACCTCCCTGGCCCCCTTCCAGGCGGAGAAccagcagcgggtggagctgctgctgagGGAGGCGATTCTGCAGGAGTCCGTCATAGCCATGGAGCCCGGAAAGTTCCGTTACTTGCAGGAGTACCACCAGGATCTGCTCATGGGATACGGGGAGGTTTCCATATTCCCACTGGAAGGCGATGTCTCAGGACTAAGG GTGACTGGACAAGCCAAGGCCTGTCAGACCATGGACGAGCTCCTTCGCAGCATAATCGCCACCATCTGCTCCAGACCAGTGGCGCTCCAGGAACCCGGCATTTCACGTTTCCTGCTGGAGCCGGCCGGGACCGACACCCTCAGGCAGCTGGAGAGGAAGTACAAGTGCACCATTCGGTTGGAGCGAGCTTGCTGGATAACGCCGCAGGCCGAG CATCCCCTGGAAGCCCAAAGGAACCAGGGAATACCGAGGCTGGAGAGAGGTGCCTCCGTCGCCGTGACACAGCTCCCAGTGTTAGAACCATCGCCGGTGACGACCACTGAGCCGAACGCCAACGTCCCAGACCTTG ATGAGATCCGAAGTTTGCTCGCCTCGATCACAGACACTGATCAGGAAAGAATAAGTGGAGATGCAATCACTACAACTTCCCAAAACGCACCGGACGTCAGTGAAAGCGATTTAGACGATGAGGATATCTACACCGACCAGCAGCCCAGCTCGTGCTTTGAGAATGAAATTGAGGAGGGAGTCATTGACAATGAGGACTCAAAGCTGCAGGATGGCGATGGCAACAACAATGGCGCTTGTGGCTTTGCTGCTGAGCTGATGGATGCAGATGATCCCCAGTTATGCCTTGCCCTGCAGTACTCCATGGACAGCCGGCTGCTGCGGAACacagaggaggaggatttccagaAAGCCATTGAACTATCAAAGATGGCCGTCAGCCCAGACGGCGACTACCTGGGATTTGCAGCTCAGATGACCAACATGGAGACCTCCGAGGCTAGGTTTGAAGAGGCCATCAAAATGTCCAAGGCAGAAGCCATTCGGACTTCCAATTCCGCCCAGCTAACAATCTACGGCAGTGCCGAAGTGGATTTCAACAAGCTGGTCCGCGAATTGGAGAGGAAAATCCGAACGCTTGTGTGTAAAAAATCAATAGAACACAGCTGCTTCCAAAACCTGTGCGGTGACTACAAGAGCTACTTGGAATACCTCCAGCGGAAGCATGCCGTCACCATCGTTGGGCAGGGCAGCGAGGTGATCATCCACGGGTTTGCGGGCTACGTGCTGTCTGCGGTGGAGAACGTCACTCAGCTGATACAGTGGGTTGTCCAAGACGAGGCGGACACGGCTGAAGAGGTGACTTTGGCCGAGTCAGTCCAGTGGGTGAGACATAGCCGGCAAGGTGTCGCCATCCCGTACACGTTGAAAGCCAATGCTTTCATTGAGGAATCCTTCCAGCGGAAGCAGAAGAAGGTTGATGTGACCTTTGACAACAAGCCCTACATCATTGACTTCGAGCAAATGAAAGAATACGATGTGGGAGCGACGGAATCCTTGCAAATTGAGAGGAAGCCTCTGAACAGCCTGACTG atgtGGGCACGTTGCCTTTGGCCTTTGGAAGTGTTGAACTGACCGAGCTGAGTGAAACTACAGAGGAGTACACGACCTTGATGGCCCCTTTCTTCAAAACCCTGAAGGACTTGTACGATAAATTGGACATTCTAAAG GTGGAAGTGGTGAACAACCCGTTGTTGTACCAGCAGTACATGGTGAAGAAAGCCAGCATGGTGGCCACCCAGACTGATGTCGAGCGAGTCCTCTTCCACGGAACGAGCGAGGAGAGCGCCAAAGAGATCTACGTGCATGGATTCAACAGGAGCTTCTGTGGGAAGAACG CGGCTGTCTATGGCCAGGGCGTTTACTTTGCAGGCCAAGCCATCGTCTCGGTGGATGACCAGTACTCCCCGCCAAACCCGGACGGCCTGAAGTTTGTGTTTGCAGTGAAGGTCCTGACGGGGTCGTACACAAAGGGCGATGGCAAGCTGAAGATCCCTCCGCTGAAGGACAGCAGCCAGCAGCTCTCCCTCAGGTACGACAGCGTGGTGGACGACTGCGAGAAGCCCCGGATATTCGTGGTGTTCCACGACACCCAAGCCTACCCTCAGTACCTCATCACCTGCCGCTGGAAGAAGCCTCCGGCCAAGTCCTGA